The DNA region GCCTCTGGTGGGGGTGGTCGTGGAATGCGGGTTATTCGAACCCAAGAAGAACTTGAAAAAGGCTTTCCAGAAGCTAAAAGGGAGTCTTTGAACGCTTTTGGCGACGATACGGTTTTCCTAGAAAAATTTGTGGAAAACCCAAAACACATTGAAGTGCAGATTGTTGCCGATATGCATGGTAACATGGTACACTTGTACGAACGGGACTGTTCCGTGCAAAGAAGGTATCAGAAAGTAATAGAGTTTGCTCCCTCAATAGGGCTTCCGCAAGAGACAAAAGATAGTCTTTACGCTTATGCAATTGCAATTTGCAAGGCGGTAAATTATAATAACATCGGTACCGTTGAATTTTTGGTGGATGATGACGGAAGTATCTATTTTATTGAGGTAAACCCGCGTGTTCAGGTAGAGCATACGGTTACCGAAATGATTACGAACATTGATTTGATCAAGGCACAACTTTTTATTGCCGGAGGATATAAGCTATCCGATACACAAATTAAAATACCGAATCAAGAATCGGTTCAGGTTACGGGGATAGCACTACAATGTAGAATAACTACGGAAGATCCATCCAATGATTTTAAACCGGATTATGGCGTAGTTACGACCTATAGAAGTGCTTCTGGTTTTGGTATACGGTTAGATGCCGGTAGTATCTATCAAGGTGTTGTTATTTCACCTTTCTTTGACTCTATGTTGGTTAAGGTTTCTGCACGTAGCCGTACTTTAGATGGTTGTTGTAGAAAAATGCGACGAGCGCTAGCTGAGTTCCGTATTCGCGGAGTGAATACGAATATGGCCTTTTTGGACAATATCCTAAAGCACGAGACTTTCCGTGAAGGCAAGGTTACTGTCAATTTTATTAAGAACGAGCCCAAGCTTTTTGAGTTTGTAGAACCTCGGAATAGAGCGAATAAGCTTATTACATTTATAGGGGAAACGATAGTAAACGGTAATCCCGATGTGAAGAATTATGACCCTAACCGTAAGTTCACAAAACCAAAAGTACCATCATTTTCAAAAACGGAAGGATATCCAAAAGGAACCAAAGATTTACTCACGGAAATGGGCCCGGAGAAATTTGCCCAATGGTTAAAAAATGAGAAGCAGGTCCATTTTACGGATACTACCATGCGCGATGCCCATCAAAGTCTGTTGGCAACCCGTATGCGAACGGTAGATATGATGAAAGTGGCGGAAGGTTATGCTAAAAACCATCCCGAGATTTTTTCTATGGAAGTTTGGGGCGGTGCTACTTTTGATGTTTGTCTGAGGTTTTTACATGAAAACCCATGGGAGCGTTTGGCACTTTTAAGAAAGGCAATGCCCAATGTATTGCTTCAGATGCTAATACGTGGATCTAATGGCGTGGGGTATACAGCTTATCCTGATAACCTGATTGAGAAATTTGTTGAAGAATCATGGAATACAGGAGTAGATGTCTTTAGGATTTTTGATTCTTTAAACTGGATGAAATCCCTTGCGCCGTGTATTGAACATGTGCGAAAGCGAACAGGTGGTCTTGCCGAAGGTTCTATTTGCTACACTGGTGATATTTTAAATCCCTCTAAAACAAAATACGACCTTAAATACTACATTCAATTAGCAAAAGATATTGAAAATGCCGGAGCTCATATTCTGGGCGTAAAAGATATGGCAGGACTATTAAAGCCCAATGCCGCTTTTGAACTGATTCAGGCATTAAAATCAGAATTGAACATTCCAATTCATTTGCACACTCACGATACATCGTCAGTTCAAACGGCAACGTACATGAAAGCTATCGAAGCGGGTGTGGATGTGGTAGATGTTGCTTTAGGAGGCCTTTCTGGTTTGACTTCTCAGCCTAATTTTAATTCGGTGGTAGAGATGCTTCGTTTTAATGAGCGCGAGAATCAAATGAATACGGATAAGTTAGCGGAGTATTCCGATTACTGGGAATCCGTCAGAAACTATTATTACACTTTTGAATCCGGATTAAAATCTGGTACTGGTGGTGTGTATCATCATGAAATACCTGGTGGACAATATTCGAATTTAAAAGGTCAGGCAATCGCTCTAGGTCTTGAAACAAAGTTCACTGAGGTAACTAAAATGTATGCTGAGGTCAACCAAATGTTTGGAGACATTGTAAAGGTTACACCAAGCTCTAAAGTAGTAGGAGATATGGCGCAATATATGGTAGGTAATAATCTTACTGTGGAAGATGTTATGGAGAGAGGAGAAGATATTTCCTTTCCGGAATCGGTAAAAAGCTTCTTTAGAGGGGATTTGGGACAACCGGTTGGTGGGTTTCCAAAGAAACTACAAAAGATTGTCCTTAAAGATGAAAAGCCATATACCAACAGACCCAATGCGCATTTGGAGCCCATAGACTTTGATAAAGAGTTCAAAGCTTTTAAAAGGAAATTTAAAAAGGGTATGGGTAGAGATCTAGAAATGACCGATTTCCTTTCCTATAAACTGTATCCAAAAGTATTTACAGAGGCTTACAATAACCACGTGAAATATGGCAATGTGGTGAATATACCAACCAAAAATTTCTTTTATGGTATGGAAGTGGGCGAAGAAATAATGGTAGAGTTAGAAGGCGGAAAGAATGTTCTTATTTCGTTGATGATCGTAGGTGAGCCAGATGAAGCTGGGAACGTTAGTATTTTCTTTAAAATCAACGGTCAGCTTAGAAACGTTTTAATAAAAGACACTTCGGTAAAGGTTGAAAAGCAAGAAAATGTAAAAGCAGATTCAAGTGACGCAAAACAAATTGGAGCGCCATTGCAAGGTTTACTTTCTAGTGTTCTGGTAAAAACAGGGCAAGAGGTGAAAAGAAATCAGCCCTTGTTCGTTATTGAAGCCATGAAAATGGAAACTACGGTAACCGCTACCGAAGAAGGTACAGTGGCTAAGATTCAGTTACAAGGTGGTTCATTGGTAAATTCAGAGGATTTGGTGCTAACCCTAAAATAAGGCTACTTTTGTGCCGATGTTTTTACATACGCACCCATACGAGCCTTTTATTTTTGAAGACACTGAGAAGCTGATTGTTGGCACGCTTCCGCCACCTAGGTTTACTTCGGGTGAGTTGAAGGTTGATGACGTAGATTTTTGCTATGGCAGTAGAAATGGTATGTTATGGCCTATACTTGATCGTATTTTTGAGTTGGGGTTGGTGTATGAGAACACTCATTTAGCCATTGAGCAACGTAAGAATTTTTTACTTAAAAATAGAATTGGCGTTTGTGACATTGTTGAAAGTGCCGAGCGCGATAAAATAGATGCCTCTGATTTGGGTATGCAAAATGTGCAGTTAAGAGACTTGGTGCATTATTTAGAACTTTACCCAAATTTAAAAACCGTTCTTTTCATGGGAGGCAACAGTAAAAACGGCCCGGAGTATTTTTTTAGAAGACAGCTTAAAATAGCAGGTCTTCAATTAAAGACCGTTACGGACCAAGTTCCTAGAGTATACGAACTTCAGTTGCCAAAATCAAAACGAATTGTTCGTACGGTTAGTTTAACGGCACCGTCAGGGGCAGCAAATAGGGCAGTGGGTAGCTTGGCCTCCTATAAAGAAATGAAAGCTGCAGACCCCAATTTTAACACCATGGATTTCCGGGTTCTTCAATACCAAGGTTTTTTTCTTTCCTAAGATATATCCTTCGTAAAAAAAATGGAATAGCTATAAACTAAAAAGAGTCCTATCGGTTTCGATAAGACTCTTTTACGAGAACATTATATGAAAATGAAAAAATTTAAATCCGTTTTAATTACATGGTAAATGTACCCTGTTATGGTGTGGTAGCGTAATTATTGTTGTCAAGTCTGTTGTTTTTGTGGTGTAGTGTGATATTTTTGTTATATGATGTATCTGAGTAGTAATAGTCATGTATTATTACCGATATTTACAGATTGAAATTGATATATAATTGCTTAAATTTTAATATTGCCTATGCCGCATTCAGAAAGATTGGTTGAGTTTAAAAAATCGGTCAATAATAAGTTCAATGTCTACAATAGCCTCTTCTTAAATTTACCTTATCGGAATATTGAGAACGTTGGTATGCTTATACCTTTGTTACTTGATCAATGTCAGAAGGGCTTAAGTTCAGGGTTGAATCCGCAAGAGATTTTGGAGGCATTCTTTGAAAATTATGCACATATTGAATCTGAAAAGGACCAAATTGATTTCATGTTCAGGATTATTCAATATGTAGAACGGCAGGTAGTTTTATATGATAGTGTTGAGGATGCTGCTTTTCCTAAGCTTCAGGAACATACGCGTTCGTTATCTATAAAAGATTATTTTGAACTAGTGGATAAAAACAAGAGTTGGGACAAAGTGTCCAAGAAACTCTCTACGTTCAGTGCCCGTTTGGTAATGACAGCTCACCCCACTCAGTTCTATACACCAGCAGTTTTAGATATTATTGAAAAATTACGTTCGTTGATTTTAGAGGATAAAATCGACGATATTGATATCGCTTTGCAGCAGTTAGGGTTAACGTCTTTGATCAATTCAAAAAAACCGACACCTTTAGACGAAGCAAAAAATATCATTTACTTCTTGCGTCACGTGTATTACAATGCTGTTGGTGATTTGTACGCCTATATCAAGGAAAACATCAATAAGGCCGATTTTGAAAATCACAATATAATGAAGTTGGGCTTTTGGCCCGGTGGTGACCGTGATGGTAACCCGTTCGTAACTGCGGATATCACTAAAGATGTATCGGACGAGCTTCGTATCACTTTAATGAAGTGTTACTACAATGATTTAAAAATCATTCAGAAAAAACTGACTTTTAAAGATGTACAAGAGCCTCTTCAGAAGCTTCGGGGTAATTTGTATACTGCCATGTTCGATTCTAAAAAATCAGTAGGGTATGAAGATATTCTTCAGCCGCTTCTTGATACTAAGGAGTTGTTGGTAAACAAATATCATGGTCTTTACAGTAAGGACCTGGAGAATTTTATAGATAAAGTAAAAATCTTCAAAACCCACTTTGCAACTTTAGATGTAAGACAAGACCACAGCAAACATGTATTGGCGGTAGAGAATATACTAAAGCAAAACAAATTGATTAAAGAAGATATCAGTGAGCTTTCAGATGAGGCTTTGGTAGACCTTTTGATCAATAAGGATTTGTCAGTAGATGCTAATGATTTTTCGGAGGATATCGTAAAAGATACCATAACCAACATAAAGCAGTTAAAAGGTATTCAGGATGCTAATGGTGAAGAAGGCTGTAACCGCTATATAATTAGTAATTCCGAAGATATTTTCTCTGTATTGTTCGTATTCGGATTGTTCAGATGGTGTGGTTGGAAGAAAGAGGATATCAGTTTTGATATTGTTCCTCTTTTTGAAACCATGAACGGTATGGATGGCGCTGAAAAGACCATGCAGACACTTTTTGATCTACCTGAATATAAGGAGCATTTGGAAAGAAGAAATAACAATCAGACCATAATGCTCGGTTTCTCCGATGGTACAAAAGATGGTGGTTATTTAAAAGCCAACTGGGCTATCTTCAAGACCAAAGAAACCCTTTCCAAGGTTTGCGATAAAAATGGTTTTAATGCTATTTTCTTTGATGGTCGTGGTGGACCACCAGCACGTGGTGGTGGAAAAACACATCGTTTCTACGCAGCACAAACCAAGAGTATTGCCAATCATGAAATTCAATTGACGATTCAAGGGCAGACCATTACAAGTACATACGGTACTAAAGAGCAGTTTATTCATAACAGTGAGCAATTGTTGACGGCTGGTCTTTCAAACAACCTTTTCGGTAAGGAGAATGTGATTTCTAAAGACCATAGAAAACTAATAGAACAACTTTCTGAGTTGAGCTTTGAAAAGTATGATGTGCTTAAGCAACATGATAAGTTTATTTCCTATTTGGAGAACAGAAGTACCCTAAAATACTATCAAAAAGCAAATATTGGTAGTAGGCCAGGTAAAAGAGGGAATAAGAAAAAGTTGGAACTAACCGATTTAAGAGCGATTTCTTTTGTAGGTTCTTGGAGCCAATTGAAGCAAAACGTACCAGGGTATTTTGGTTTGGGAACAGCTATTCAAACCATAAAGAACGAAGGCAGATTATCGGAACTTAAGAAGTTGTACAAAGAAGTACCTTTCTTTAAAGCTTTAATGAGCAATAGTATGATGTCTCTTTCTAAGTGCTACTTTGAGTTGACCTCATATATGAAACAAGATGAGGAATACGGAGCATTCTGGAACATCCTTCACGAAGAGTATATGTTATCAAAGAAAATGTTACTGCTCATATCTGGCAGTAAAATCTTAATGGAGAACGAGGCCGTTTCTCGTGAATCCATTAAAATACGTGAGAACATTGTGCTGCCGTTGTTGGTTATACAGCAGTTCGCACTACAGAAAATAGGTAAGGGAAGTGACTTTAAAGAAGAGTATGAAAAAATCGTTACTCGTTCGCTTTACGGTAATATTAATGCCAGTAGGAACTCTGCATAAAAGAGGATTCTCCTGTTTTTTCGATTAAAACTAACCTTCGACCGTTCAACGGTCGGAGGTTTCTTTTTTTTATCGTGCTTTGGAATTTATATTTGTAATCTTTATCTGTCATGTGGCCTCTTTTGAAAAAGATTGTACTATGGCTGCAGAATTAAAATTTAAAAAAGATTGAATGAATTATAAATTTTCACTTATCGTACTTTTCATTTTTTTAATGGGTTGTTCTGACGATGAAGAAAGCGTTCCTATTATAAAAACAGGAGATTTGGGCGTGTATGTTTTTTCTGGGGAAAACCCTTACCCTAATGCAATTGTCACTACTTTTCCTGAAACGGATAGTCTAATTACCGATGCTCTAGGGACTGCTGTATTTAGAGATCTTGAGCTGGGTGAGTATGAGGTAACAGTGGTTCTTCCTGATTTAGGGAACGAAACTTTTAGTACCACAACTACAATAATTGAAGGAGAAAATACACTATTAGGATTAGAGATTGATCCTGCCCTTTTTCTAGTACCATCTGAATTAGAAATTCAAAAGTTGATTGCTGAAGTTTACAATGAATTTCGGAATATATATGGTTTTGATAATCATGTAATGGTCTGGGGAGATATAGGAACTGATATTGTTCATGTAAATCGGGCTGCTATCAATCAACTGTCTACTTTGGATACGTATTCTTTTACGGTAGGAGAAAGTATAATAGAGAAGGTTTTTGCAGATTATTATGTCGCAATACTACATACAAATACAGGGTTGGATTGTTTGCAAGATGAAGACTGTTTAGGCGACCAAGAAATTGATGTTGAGGCTGCAGAAGCTGAATTCAGGTTTCTGCGTGCGTTGGCGTATTTCAATTTAGTCAAGATATATGGCAACCCCGTTTTGGTAACTACCTCAGAAGTTGATTTATCAGTTTCTACTACCCCGGTACAAGGTGCCGAAGTAGTATATGATCAAATACTTGAAGATTTGATTTTTGCAGAACAATATTTACCACAAGCTACAAAATATAAAGCTTCCAAGGAAGCTGCTCAGGCATTGCTGGGTAAGGTGTATATGCAAATGGCAGGGTTTCCTTTATTGCAAACCGATAAATATGCTTTAGCATTGACGCAGTTCAAAAAAATAACAAGTAATTTTGAACTTGAAGCTGATTATGCTGATGTTTTTAGTGTTGAAAATCAAGCCGCTGATAATGAGGTCATATTTAGTTTTGACTTTAATGCCGATCAAATTGAATCTCGCAGCAAGTATGGTAGTGTTTGGGGACCATTAGGTTTTACAGATTCCGATGGGTTACTTTTGAATTCCGACTTTATTACAAGTTATGGTTTTACAGAAAATTCAGAGAACCCTGTTTCGTTTCCGTTAAATATAGCCGATACACGTTTTGCTCAAAATATAGCAACCTTCAATGTAGTTAATAACCAAACATTTGATGCTTCAGATGTTAGTGACTGGAGGCCATTAAAATTTTTGTCAAGAAGTAATATAGAAGCGGGTTCTGACAAAAGTCTTTCTGATTTTCCTGTGTTGAGATATGCCGATATACTGTTACTACTGGCAGAGGCCGAAAATGAAGTGAACGGACCCACTCAATTGGCTTATGATGCAATTAATGCAGTAAGACAACGAGCATTTAAAAATGATGAAAACGATATTCCATTTGGATTAAATAAACAGCAATTTTTTGAGACGATCTTTAACGAGAGAAAACTGGAGCTTTGCTATGAAGGGCATAGAAAAGATGATTTGGTACGTTGGCAACTTTTAGAGGATGCCATCAATGAGTTTAATCTAGAGAATCCAGAAAAAAATAAGGATTATCAGTCACACGAGTATATTTGGCCCATACCTTTATCTGAAATAAATCTGAACCCAGGGGTCGAACAAAATCCGGGATATTGATATTTTTCAATATAAAGCAAAAGGGTCCGTACGTTAGACGTACGGACCCTTTTGCTTTATAGCTAATAATCCTACTGCTTATTTTGTTGACCTTTAATTGTGTCTTTTTCAATATCAAACTCATTGGTGTCAACACTTGTATTTCCGGTCGGATTTGTAGGATTACTCTGTTCTACTTTTCTTTTAAATTTTCTCTTATCATCAATCATTCCCATGTTTCTTGGTTTTTAAGTTAGTTTGTAACTTAGAAAAAAATTGTGCAAAACTCGGTTAAAGGATGAATAAAGCTTTGTTAGTGAATGTTAAAAGGGAGAAAGACTGAGTAACATCCTTTTTAAAAATCATTGAGCGATTGAACATATTTTATAGTTAAGAGAGCTTTCTCTTTTTCATCGTCTGCGATTGATTTTTTTTCTTCATCATATTTCTGCAGTAGTGCTAAGTCATGGTCTGCCAAAAGTTTTCGTAATGCGAAAGTATTAAGGTAGGTTACTGTATTATTTTTTGTGTCCAACAGATACGGAAATCTTAACAAAGCGAGTTTTATACCTTGAATACCTCCACCGATTGCTCCAAAATCAGACCAAAATGTTGCTGTTTTGGTTTCTTCAATTTGATAATTGTATGTATTTGTATCCTGAGCGATTCCGGCGGTAAACAGTAAAAACCTTCCGTTGTTGCGAACGGGAGCATACCGATTTTGTAATTTGTATTTGGTGCAATTTATGAATAACGTATCGTTATTGGAGTAGGCTAAAATATGCTTTCGAATATCTTTTTTAGAAACTGATTTGTCTTCGGAAATTAAACGGTAATCATTACCGCCGCTCATTTTAATGTCACTTTTTGACCTTTTTTCTACTATGAGTTCAATTTCTTTGGAAGGTGTTTTGTTTTGAATCTCTTCAATTGACATATAGACACCTTGCGGATATGGTGTCTGGGCATTCAAATTTGTAAAGAAGCAGGTCAAAAAAACAATTGAGAAAAATTTTGTAATCATAATGAGGCGGCTTATGGGTAAATAATCTTTAGTACATTTAATAGGGAAAATGGCCTAATCCAAAGCGCTTCTCTATTTTTGGTGAAAGTTATAGAATTGGAAAAAGGGTATAAAAAGCAAAAGTTCAGCAGTTCAATTATTCGTTGAATTGCTAAACTTTCACTGTAAGGATATTTTTGAAATCTAGATAGCTATATCTATCTAATGGTCTTGGTGAAGGTTGAAATTCCGTCAACACCATGACCGTTCAAATGTTTGATAAATGCCGAGCCAATAATAGCTCCCTTTGCAGATTTGGTAGCCTGCTCAAAAGTTTCCGAATTACTGATGCCAAAACCTACGATTTGAAGGTTTTCTAGGTTCATATCTGCAATACGTTGAAAATAGGTTTGCTGTTCATCGCCAAAACCGGATTGAGATCCCGTAACACTGGCGGAACTTACCATATAAATAAACCCGTTGGAAACTGAATCGATAAAACGAATACGCTCTTCGGAAGTCTGTGGCGTTATCAAAAAGACATTGATGAGTCCATATTTTTCAAACGTTTCTTGGTACTCGTCATGATATACATCAACGGGTAAGTCGGGGATGATGAGTCCGTCTATACCTATTTCCTGGCATTTTTTACAGAAGGCTTCAACGCCATATTGAAGCATCGGGTTGAAATAGCCCATGATGATAAGTGGAATGGAAACCGACTTCCGAATATCTTTCAGTTGATTGAAAAGAATTTCGGTGGTCATACCGTTTTTAAGAGCCGCTGTGGAGCTTTGTTGAATCGTTGGGCCATCAGCCAAAGGGTCGCTGAAAGGAAGCCCTATTTCTATCATATCAACTCCGTTTTTCTCTAGATTTTGTATGATTGTAACTGTGTCATCCAATTTTGGATATCCCGCTGTGAAATAGATGGAAAGGAGTTTCCCGTCTTCGTTTAATTTATTGTTGATTCTATTCGCCATAGTTTCAAATGCTTTTTTTCCTTATAAAGGATGGAGTAGGCAAGGTGTGTTCACTATACCTATCCCGATATTTTATAAATTAAAAAATTCGATGTAATTATTAAGGTCTTTATCGCCCCGACCGGATAGGTTGATGACTACCACATCTTCGGGTTTAAATTTTCTATGTTCAAGAACGGCCAAGGCATGTGAAGATTCTATGGCAGGGATAATACCTTCCGTTTTACACAGTAGCAAACCTGCGTTCATAGCATCTTCATCCGTAATAGAAATAAACTCACCACGGCCGGATGCAAATAAATTGGCGTGCATAGGTCCCACACCAGGGTAATCCAATCCTGCAGAAATAGAATAAGGTTCTGTAATTTGGCCGTCATTGGTTTGCATCAATAAGGTTTTGCTTCCGTGAATGATGCCCACTTTTCCCAATGCTGAGGTAGCTGCACTTTCACCGGTGTCAATTCCTTTTCCCGCAGCTTCAACCGCAATGATACCTACATCAGGATTGTCTAAATAATGGTAATAAGCTCCGGCTGCGTTACTTCCTCCACCAACACAAGCAACCACGTAATCGGGATTTTCACGACCTTCTTTTTCTTTTAACTGCCATTTTATTTCTTCTGAAATAACCGATTGAAACCGCGCTACCATATCCGGGTAAGGATGTGGACCCACAACACTACCAATGATATAGTGGGTATCTACCGGGTTATTAATCCAATCGCGAATAGCTTCATTAGTAGCATCTTTTAGCGTTCTACTTCCGGAAAGTGCCGGTCTAACTTCAGCTCCTAACATTTTCATCCTAGCTACGTTGGGTGCTTGTCTGGCAATATCTATTTCGCCCATATACACAATACACTCAATACCCATTAGCGCACATACCGTAGCGGTCGCAACACCATGTTGTCCTGCACCCGTTTCTGCAATGATTCTGTTTTTGCCCAATTTCTTGGCCATAAGAATCTGCCCAATGGTATTATTAACTTTGTGCGCTCCCGTATGGCAAAGATCTTCGCGTTTTAGGTATATTTTGGTATTGTGTTTTTTTGAAAGTCTATCTGCAAAATAGAGTGGGGTAGGGCGTCCTACATAATCTTTCAGCAACTGGTCAAACTCTTCCTTAAAAGAAGGTTCTTGCATGATGCGAATATAGTTTTGCCGAAGTTCTTCAGTATTCGGGTATAGCATTTCAGGAATAAAAGCACCTCCAAACTCCCCGTAATATCCTTTTTCGTCCGCTTGATAAGAACTATCCCCTAATTCATTTTTATACGGAACTGTTTTGTTTACGTTTGTCATGATAATTTTTTTATTGCTAGCTAGAACTATTCTATAGCTATAATTGAGCAACTTCTTTTTGGCTTTTGATTTTTTTCAATCTATCCAATGCCTCTATGTAATAATAATCGGCATAGATTAGTGCAACATCTATTTCTGAACCTAATGATTTTGCACCTGTAGAATGTAATAAAAACGAATTGGCTTTACCAACGCCTGAATAATTTTCAGAACTTAAAGAGCTTAACATTTTTAAGGCGGCGTTATAATATTTTTGCTTTTGAGTTGTATCCTCTAAAAAGGTGCTGAGCTCTAATAAGCCTGAAGCAACAACTGCAGCAGCGGAAGCGTCCCTTTCTTCTTTTTCTAAATTAGGAACGTCGAAATCCCAATATGGAACATAATCCTCAGGTAAAAGCTCAAGGTATCTGTCCGACAATTTTTGAGCAAAATCCAAGAATTTCTTATCTCCTGTTTCACGATATACCATGCTGAATCCATAAATCCCCCATGCTTGACCTCTTGACCATCTACTATCATCTGCGTAGCCTTGTTTGGTATGATGGTTCAGCACACTGCCCGTGATGGAATCATATTCTATAACGTGCCAAGATGTATAATCATCTCTAAAATGATTTTTCATGGTGGTCTCGGCGTGTTTGATCGCGATATCCTTCAACTCAGAATCTCCTCCGTTCTTAGCAGCCCAAAACAAGAGCTCTAGGTTCAACATGTTATCGATTATGGTGATATGTTGCTGCCATCTTGGGTGCATCTTGTTAGACCAAGATTTTATTGTGCCTACTTTTGGGTTGTACCTCGATACCAATGATTTTGCCGATGTTAACAGAATGTCTTTATACTCTTTTTTGTCTCCTAGCTTATAGCCATTGCCAAATGCAGGAAACATCATAAAACCAATATCGTGATGCTCTGTAATTGTTTTATAATCTTCAAAAACTTCAGTTCTTTTAATGGCTTCGGTTTTCCATTTTTCATCTTTGGTCAGGTCGTACATGTACCATAGAATACCGGGGTAAAAGCCCGAGGTCCAAACCAACCTTCCATTGGGAACTTCTTTCCACTCTTTTTCGTTAGTTTCTATAAGTCGTGGGTGTTTGGTTAGGTCCGTTAATTTTGGAACTGATGTTTCTAATTGAGATTCACAATTATCGATAGCGCTTTCTAAATCAAATGTAGCTATTGTTTCATGGGTATTAGACTCGCTATTGGATTTAATTTTTTTAGGTGCGTCATGACAGGCGAAAAGTAAAGAACAAATACTAAAAAGTAGTAGTTTGGTACATTTTGTCATTATATTGGTTTTTGTCAGTAGTAGTTTTCTCTTTTTTGGGTTACTGGTTAGTTTGAGATTGCTCATAAATTTGTTCAGATTGCTATCAAACTTTTAAATTCTTTTACTTTT from Zobellia alginiliquefaciens includes:
- a CDS encoding DUF6563 family protein; the encoded protein is MITKFFSIVFLTCFFTNLNAQTPYPQGVYMSIEEIQNKTPSKEIELIVEKRSKSDIKMSGGNDYRLISEDKSVSKKDIRKHILAYSNNDTLFINCTKYKLQNRYAPVRNNGRFLLFTAGIAQDTNTYNYQIEETKTATFWSDFGAIGGGIQGIKLALLRFPYLLDTKNNTVTYLNTFALRKLLADHDLALLQKYDEEKKSIADDEKEKALLTIKYVQSLNDF
- the trpB gene encoding tryptophan synthase subunit beta yields the protein MTNVNKTVPYKNELGDSSYQADEKGYYGEFGGAFIPEMLYPNTEELRQNYIRIMQEPSFKEEFDQLLKDYVGRPTPLYFADRLSKKHNTKIYLKREDLCHTGAHKVNNTIGQILMAKKLGKNRIIAETGAGQHGVATATVCALMGIECIVYMGEIDIARQAPNVARMKMLGAEVRPALSGSRTLKDATNEAIRDWINNPVDTHYIIGSVVGPHPYPDMVARFQSVISEEIKWQLKEKEGRENPDYVVACVGGGSNAAGAYYHYLDNPDVGIIAVEAAGKGIDTGESAATSALGKVGIIHGSKTLLMQTNDGQITEPYSISAGLDYPGVGPMHANLFASGRGEFISITDEDAMNAGLLLCKTEGIIPAIESSHALAVLEHRKFKPEDVVVINLSGRGDKDLNNYIEFFNL
- a CDS encoding glycoside hydrolase family 88 protein, which encodes MTKCTKLLLFSICSLLFACHDAPKKIKSNSESNTHETIATFDLESAIDNCESQLETSVPKLTDLTKHPRLIETNEKEWKEVPNGRLVWTSGFYPGILWYMYDLTKDEKWKTEAIKRTEVFEDYKTITEHHDIGFMMFPAFGNGYKLGDKKEYKDILLTSAKSLVSRYNPKVGTIKSWSNKMHPRWQQHITIIDNMLNLELLFWAAKNGGDSELKDIAIKHAETTMKNHFRDDYTSWHVIEYDSITGSVLNHHTKQGYADDSRWSRGQAWGIYGFSMVYRETGDKKFLDFAQKLSDRYLELLPEDYVPYWDFDVPNLEKEERDASAAAVVASGLLELSTFLEDTTQKQKYYNAALKMLSSLSSENYSGVGKANSFLLHSTGAKSLGSEIDVALIYADYYYIEALDRLKKIKSQKEVAQL
- the trpA gene encoding tryptophan synthase subunit alpha gives rise to the protein MANRINNKLNEDGKLLSIYFTAGYPKLDDTVTIIQNLEKNGVDMIEIGLPFSDPLADGPTIQQSSTAALKNGMTTEILFNQLKDIRKSVSIPLIIMGYFNPMLQYGVEAFCKKCQEIGIDGLIIPDLPVDVYHDEYQETFEKYGLINVFLITPQTSEERIRFIDSVSNGFIYMVSSASVTGSQSGFGDEQQTYFQRIADMNLENLQIVGFGISNSETFEQATKSAKGAIIGSAFIKHLNGHGVDGISTFTKTIR